GGAAGAAGCTTGAAGAAGAAGCTTGAAGACGAAGAAGTGATGTGAAGAAACTAGCGCGAAAAAACGGTTGTAACGGCTTTGTTGTGAAAACTGTCGTTTTCTCTCTCCTCAGGCCTAGATCTTTAGGAACTaactgataccacttgttaatTGCAAAGTGGAATCCTCATCTCATTCATTATTGACAATGCCTTATACAGGCTTATTACAAGATAAGTGCTTAAGCTAGTTTCACTTGGTTAAGCCAAGCCAAGTTGCAGGCCTTGCCTGACTAGGCCTATGCACGCGCGCTCACTATGTATCACTTTAGTTCTAAGCACATTACAAGATTATACCCAACAGTATATGTCTTTTGTGCTCATATATCGCATCCACGAACTTTCCAGGAAGTGGTAACAAAGTCCTTGGTCGGATTTGTAGGGGTGAGGAAGTGGAATCCGTGTTTGGATCAATTATAGGATATGAAATACTCACACTTATGAGAAAAATATTGGGTTCAAGTGTGAGAGGTTATTCTCACCTCACCTATCGGTAGGCAAAATGTTAGACATATAAGAGAAATAACTCATACAAGGCACATTCTGACATTGATCGCTCCTTGGTCGCTTGAGTGAGTGATTGGGCGAGCAAAGCAGGATCATTTTGAATTTTGGCTCGCTTCTTGCTCGCTAGCCGACTATACTTAATCAATAATTTAGTTCTTTTTAGTCCAAGTCCAtaaagttttcatttttctacAAAAATAGTTGGGATTAGGTAAAAATGCGcgctattattttatttttaaggtaaaaatactataaaacagctattttactaatttaaacCGATATTTACAATTAGTTGAGCTTTTCTATTGAATTGcttataaaacaaattaataaagacttaaatttatataaaatcacTACTTTGTACCACTTATCGAGCTGCAATGACTAGCCATTTAAATTGAGATCCCAACCTCAAGGGGAGTGCTTTCACAGTAACTCATCCCTTTTGAATTCCAAATGAATAGAAATTGCAGAACAATGCTCATAAGATTAGGTAAAGCATTTTGCCATCAGAAATTACTTTAGATTTTTTCTGATATTCCAAATgaatattaaatgattttatatttttcctttagaaaaatgattttatatatttatagagtttaataaaatttatctatataaaaaattatctatatatataaatgaattcctaattaattttttttaacaaaaaaaaaacacatcgGTAAACAagtattgaaaacaaaatatttggGTAGATGatgttataatattttctaatattttgtgggctgcaatcaattgtgggttttggttttaataaaaatgggttgatgttgttgtgatccatttgatgatgcttaagcccgataattgtgatcagtaataatgggcttgaacactaattctgatttgtgtagaaacaaagtgtaggcccaactctagagtccatgatgggtggtactagggttgttatcttataaatagataggctaggtcccTTTTGTCGTCACGTTGTCAAGCgaacgctcatttgttgtcttccccatcaaagacctcaaagactggagcatgtgataggcagaggaagaccttgtctagtatatcgatgttttcgatattggtgcgCTTCCGGTAACAatggtttgtgattatgattatcaagtaagtgtgttctaatttcatataatatatcgatctctaaattgttaatttattacatgtggtatcagagcctaatATTATATGATTAGAACCCTAAATTTCGGCTGTGATTCATTCAAGCCAATCATATTTGTTTTCCATCGATTCGGTGTTTTGGATTTTATATAATTGCTTTATTATGAATTCAATTTTGGGTTTGGCATATGTATATTGCAATTTCATGCgatcttttatattattgtcTCCCAccttttatgttttgattttgtgcAATTTCCTTGAACCAAAACCCGATGAAAGAACTTAAAGAAACCAAGTATATTGTTGTTGTAAGCACGAAGCAGCATTGTTTAATTGAagcttaatgtttttttttaatttgtgctTCGTCTCAAATTGGTTGAGTATAAGCCGAtcatatttgaattattttcattcattataatatttaatttgggGTTTtctcccacttgatagagaattatagttgaattaccaatccaaatgtgttaaaatatttaaacaaatattcaactattttctctatcacacaATGAACATGTCAAATAGATTGCATTTTATCCAGAATAGAACtctcaaaattaaatttaaaatactcTCACTCAATCgagtaaattttttaaaaattggagtatatagaaaaaatcatttaatgaTTATGTAGAGAGTTTCCAATTTAGAATATTCtggaaaataacaataaaactttCATATATTGCATATTTACTATTTCAGAAAGGAGTAGTAGATaataatgaaaacaaatttctccttatatgcaattatataatatatcacACGAGGATAAATAATTGCATCACTAACCTCGAATATTGTGACATTTTCATTCTTACAAATAGTGTCAATAAGCTTTTATGACTTTACGATTATCATAAGATCTATGACGGTGTCATCTCTATTCCAATATCAAATAATAGGTGAAGTACACAACCTGATCATGTCTACTCTTTCACCGAGAAAACAGAGAACCAATTTGAAAATGCCCCATGACAGTTCTAATTCAAAGTCACAGTATGGCCATCGTTACGCTACAATTTCCTGTAATTATGCTTGAAAAGCAACGAAAAAATCTCCATACCAATTTAAAGCATTGTCAACTCAGTTAAAATAAATGGCAAGTAGCTAGAAATACACAAATAGGgtcttttgaaaataaattgcaaaCAGTACTTTCATGCATCTAGCAAATATTGATCATATATACGATTGATTGATGAATTCAACAATTGGCCAGTTTAATTAACAATATATGGTGCACCTTTACTCAATCGACTAATatccataaaaatatatacacgtACCCTGAATTAGCCAAAACCAATATTATAAAATTGGCAGCAAACATAAAACCAATACTAGAAACCAATACGATAAAATTAAGCCAAAAGGCTATCAGGAAGAATAAACCCACTAACAGGGCAGTTTGCAAAACTTGGAACAAACACAAATTTGGGGTCTCACTTTATTAATCCCAAGAATGATTCATTATCAATTTATCAGTTTGCAAAACATTGGCAATTTTAAATGTTCCAATAATTAATCATGTAAACGATGCACATGTTTCTTGTAGTACAATTGAATTGAACAACATCATCAAGTAACAAGTAACAGTTGAGGAAATATGCCAAACaaaaggtaaataaataaactcttTGAGGAAAACATGTGAATGGCCAAAACCTCAAACAAATActagaaaattaattatcaCACAGATTGGCCAAAACTGAAACAGAAGTCTGCAAAACCATGATTATCGGCTTATCGCAAAACCAAAGCCAAACGGTGTGTATATAAAAGAAGACCGCAAACTACAAAGCACAGTGCatgtttcaaacaaattttatttattagcaACACGTTGCATTGAACATAGACCAAACCGATGATGCATAATAGAAGTTACATCACATGCATAAAGCAATTCGcccaaaattaaaatgaaagcttaaaaacTTGCAAATTGCTAAAACCCCAAACAGAAGTATCACTAAGCAATAGAAGTCGGAGACATGTATGGATACGATATGTCCATCGTTGGGAATAACAAATGAACCACAAGAAAATAAATCAGCCGAAAAGTTATTTTCTCTATTGTTTTGGAGCTTGTCAATTTAACATGGGTTTTAATAGTTATCAATCCATTGATATAGAATCGAGAATcggtaaaaaaattaaaaataacaaaatcatatgtctttgattttggttttaataTGCAAACCATGATTCTTTTTAGTGGGAAAAATACAGAAATTGGGCGACtgattaaaaaagaaaacatgaaTTTTGATCCACCATTCATTAATACAATAATATGCCAAAATAGATTCAACCAATTCCGATTCGAAAAACAATCCAATTGATGACATAATCAAACATGGATTCTAATCAATTGAAATTAGGGTTCTAATTCATATGCAAGAGACTATTTGTTTTATATCCTCAATGACTTGCATTGAGGATTTTAATGTCCTATGGTGTTTATTAAAGTTCGAGACTATTTGCTTTATATCctcaataatatttcaaatgaaGTCTCATATTATTCCGCTGcataaatcatttatttattatattgagttgactgtttcacagtaatgatctctcatgagttgactgtttcataATAATGATTTCTCTCTCCCCAACTAAAGACATATAATTATATGtgaaaacttttaattattgattcctatgcaagagatttCGTGCATTGGTATAGGCCGTTACCATCAAAGTGGGACCGCTTATATCAATTGATGgaattttctttgtagtttgaggaatgtttttaattgtgacatgtgattttctgcctaaaggtgataattatatgttgtagttaaaaattaatttgagatgaagttattggagAATGCGTTGAACGGAGGAATTTGTCAGCCCAAAGGTGACAACTTTCAAAGCTCAATGTATACTCATTGATTAATTCATCTGAGGTTTTGACTGAGGATTTGACCTTAGTTTGTacattctgcccaaaggtgattgtactattatattggcctcttttgataatactaatccaatttggttttgattcaaATGAATTTCTCCAGTCATGTTTCCATTGAAATGTTGAACATAATAGatcacttgattagtgggagataacttatattcttttgatatgcttgattagtgggagtttgaattttatattaactccttttataaatttgaaattatttgaaatataaaaatacttgagctcagtgttgttgggatcactatgccggtgatcaacactattttggagctgaggcattatataaataaatattatagcttagtgttgttgggatcactatgccggtgatcaacactattttggagctgaggcattatgtgaaaacataaataaataagctcagtgttgtcgggatcacttagccggtgatcaacactattttggagctgaggcattatggtatcttaagaaccatgtaatttctctggctttgatgcatttgagagaaattatgtctaaaatattggagctcgatgttgattagatcattatactgcggtagtcaacattgttttggagcttggacttgtggtatcttatggaccatagaatttctctggctttaaggcatttgagagaaattgaggactgacgaagaaaatgatagtatggttgagatcacaaacatatcattttctcgctacactctacacaaatgactagtcgacggagtttggtggtatttgtaaccatggaaggtgttgtgtcgataatgatataattaccgctatgattcgatatcatttaacttttgttggacggagtcttaattagatgttgcatcttgggatcaatgtggccacgttaaaatatgttgtcaacccgagagtcgttttcaaagtgttttctttaaattaaatatacacaattgattttgcccaagtgggagaatgttataatattttctaatattttgtgggctgcaatcaattgtgggttttggttttaataaaaatgggttgatgttgttgtgatccatttgatgatgcttaagcccgataattgtgatcagtaataatgggcttgaacactaattctgatttgtgtagaaacaaagtgtaggcccaactctagagtccatgatgggtggtactagggttgttatcttataaatagataggctaggtcccTTTTGTCGTCACGTTGTCAAGCgaacgctcatttgttgtcttccccatcaaagacctcaaagactggagcatgtgataggcagaggaagaccttgtctagtatatcgatgttttcgatattggtgcgCTTCCGGTAACAatggtttgtgattatgattatcaagtaagtgtgttctaatttcatataatatatcgatctctaaattgttaATTTATTACAGATGAATGTTAACAACATTATCTTTTGAATACTTTCTCTAATACTTATTCTCTTAAATAAAATTCAAGTGAATCTCCCTACTCTATGAAGAAAAGACTTTTTTTCAAAGCAAAGAATTTACATTAATTTCAACCAACTAAAAAAAGTGTTAAAAGATAATGTTGAAAATAGAGTTTTTCTAACACTTGTCTATTCATGTATTACAAAGGTAATTCTTTATAAAACATCTTacatattatatttgtttttgttctttttagAATATTACAGTACATCAGAATGAATTTAGCTCATAGACAAAGAATTATCCATCTTCAAGTAGAAAGTGATTCGAAGATATTGGTCGACATGGTAATAGGAAACTGCAATGTTAACAGAAATATTCCTACTTTGATCAAGTGTATTTGTGATCTCAAGAACATGAATTGGCATGTTAAGTTTACCATACATGGCGAGAAGGAAACAGATCAACTGATTGGTTAGGTAATTTCAGTCTAACTTTGAACTCTTTTGATTTGATGGTTTTAGGGAGTCCTCCTAGAGAACTCCATAGActcatttttttatgatgtatCCAGCGCTTACATGCCTTGGAGTGTTCGCGCAGtgttctagtttttttttgggCTCTGTCCtctttttgtaataaaaaaaacttaaatattacagtatattttaacttttccataattgaatattatatattaaattttccctaattgagttatttactactctctccgtcccaaaatataagacctAGTTGACCACTGCATGTatgtcaatgcacaattttgataattaatatCTTCAATTGtctatttgtaaaaattataaaaacttgatattttgaaaatactcataaaaaaaaatcaaacaagatctcatatgttactccctctagtcctttttataaggaacacattgaaaaaattacacagaccaaaaaaacacattttacatagttattttcatttaatactcttataaatttaaatgtatttcatgtatacccttatttaattactcttaattcaactaccttacttatttttaagattctctctcataataaataaggacataagtgaaattaagcatttaaaacatttaaaaattgatcacagtttcttataaaaatgatcaaatttttttcccaaaatattacttataaaaaggaccggaggaagtaatatttacatctatatgttattaaaaaaatactgtcaaaacaagataaatgaatagtacatttagtcaaaataagTCTAATAtattgggacgaagggagtatattTTGAAATCtatgtgaataagtgaagtgtccgaGATTCGAACATCAACTCTTACACTGTACATATTATGCGATGTCGCTGTCAATTGAACTAAGCGGAATACAATATATTTTGCAATCTAAACTCATCAATCATATATTTTCCTTAGATAGCCTTCCAAGAGTGCGAATAACATTAGCCACCAAAATACAACACATGAATCAATGccaagttttatttttgttaactctaattttgaacatttgataatttaaaattggaccgtaaaataaataaatttaattaaaatttatattagaattgatattcgtatcAAATTAAGCAATTTACTGAATCAGATACTGGtggtaaaattaaaaaaaattcaaaatttaaattttcctaaaaaatttatcttcagaatctcattaaccacttaaattaaatatcgtatcaatactattttttttttttgcttttcaccaccagtttaatctggtttggaaTTAATTATGATATTAAGTGGTTTAAGTCCTCTCCCTCCCAATCACAATTGCAGGAATCGAACCATGATCATTTTTACCATATTCAGCACAAATCACCACCAAACCAACTATAAAAATATCAGATTTCATCATAGCACATCAACCTAAAAATCGGTAAACGCACTTAAATGTCTTCCAATACCACACGGCTAAACTCTAACCTCAATAGGAAATAAGTTGTCACAACCAACACACAGCTATTGTGCAACACAGAGGTCGGTGAGTGTACTAACAAAACTCACCCAATCTTTGGTATTCAGTGACTCACCAAAACCGTGTCCCTTTCACTCATTCTTATCCAACaataaaatttcttatttttttctttccaaacgATAAAATTGCCTTTTTTGAAAACTAATGCTTACctgttataatatatatttaatattctaTAGTctatactttatttttcttctctatATATAAATCACCCTCTTCTCCTTTTCCTTTGTCAACTATGTTTTGTACTTACCCTTCTTCTCATTAAtcttcaaaatcataaaaccaTATATGGCTTTTTTTCtttgcttcttctttttctttcttgcttCATCTGCCACTGCTTGTGATCGTTGCTTACACCAGTCCAAAGCTTCTTATTTCAACAAAGCTTCATCTCTTTCATGTAACAATCATTCATTAATAATATGTTTCATTTTTCATCTCTcattcataaataaatttataaaattattttgttactaattgtttttttttttttatatgtagctGGAGCATGTGGCTATGGTTCTTTAGCACTTGACTTTAGTGGTGGACACATAGCAGCTGGTGTTTCTTCAATTTTCCATGACGGAGCTGGTTGTGGTGCTTGTTTTCAGGTTTGTACACAAATCAtcacattaaattttttatttagttttaaattgcagttgcaGTCGTCAATGTATTATTCTGAGGCCATAATTGTGGATTCAATGTAATAAGTCACCAGGATCTGTGGccgcaatttaaaactatgATGAAAATATGACATTTgaacaaattaattatatttttaaaaaattttgttgatgtcaTGAACATTTTATTTTCCTGAAATTAATGAGCAATTTGTTGCAGGTAAGATGCAAGAACCAAGCACTATGCACAAAAGAAGGTACAAGAGTGGTATTAACTGATCTTAATCACAATAATCAAACTGATTTTGTTCTAAGTAGTAGAGCTTTCTCTGCCATGGCTCAAAAAGATATGAGCCAACAAATTTTGAAGCTTGGCATTGTTGACATTGAATACAAAAAGTAAGATACTTAAACCACTTTTTTTGCTTTACTTTagttataagttgtttctaGATAGatttagctttttttttcttttgttaatgTTAGGAGgagcttttgttttttttctatattcttgaTATATGATATGCCACATTTTTAGTAGGCTCCACTACCCACCTATCTAGTGGACATTTCCACCGGCCCACTTTGAAAACATAACACCAATGTGTACCAAATATATGAACCATTTTTTTTGAAAGtaaccaaatatatatttttttggtacaaaaagtAACCAAATATATGAATCTATAAGACAATATATGTAAcacaataataatagtaacgGTCTAATCTGCACTATAATGTAGTGCATAATAATGTAATGTACTAATGTTATAATGTCAGATATTTATTTATGTCTGTGCAACTGTGCAAGCATCAGATGTGAAGCcatgattaattttataatggcTTCAATTTAGACAAGGAGcactaaattcaatttttttttaaaaaaatagtctaTTGATTAGAAACTTTACCTTCaaagtgaataagtgatgtGTCTGAATTCATATCATAGtctctacatatataatatgatgtctTACCAACTAAGCT
This portion of the Trifolium pratense cultivar HEN17-A07 linkage group LG3, ARS_RC_1.1, whole genome shotgun sequence genome encodes:
- the LOC123917586 gene encoding expansin-like A3, whose translation is MAFFLCFFFFFLASSATACDRCLHQSKASYFNKASSLSSGACGYGSLALDFSGGHIAAGVSSIFHDGAGCGACFQVRCKNQALCTKEGTRVVLTDLNHNNQTDFVLSSRAFSAMAQKDMSQQILKLGIVDIEYKKVPCEYKKQNLAVRVEESSKKSNYLAIKFLYQGGQTEIVGVDVAQVGSSQWTYMSRNHGAVWDTSRVPQGALQLRLVVTAGYDGKWIWAKKVLPADWKNGVIYDSDVQITDIAQEGCSTCDDDTWS